Proteins found in one Ptychodera flava strain L36383 chromosome 3, AS_Pfla_20210202, whole genome shotgun sequence genomic segment:
- the LOC139130305 gene encoding transient receptor potential cation channel subfamily M member 1-like, translating into MGNSNRRRTEEDMQLNPSSQNRETENNHLNPQYIRVADDTDVEILWKLLIEEWKIPKPKMIISLAGGVKHFVGWNEDRLKKLFNKGLVKAAIKTGAESRGEENAVIPVVLVVVEGGYGTIEIVHKALVRTNANSEGHSIPVVIVGGSGRAADIIVKALRLMDNNELNDETCIEDLKKLHQNILGDPERISMDDCVTWLKEISNARKSKLSLITVFQMEDANLKDIDSAILNAVLPTLPYETQLDLAFALNRCDIAKDEILKPDKLFYWQV; encoded by the exons ATGGGAAACAGTAATAGGAGACGTACAGAAGAAGATATGCAACTGAATCCATCGTCACAGAACAGGGAGACTGAAAACAACCATCTAAACCCACAG TACATCCGCGTGGCTGATGACACTGACGTTGAGATCCTCTGGAAACTTCTGATTGAGGAGTGGAAAATTCCTAAACCAAAAATGATTATTTCTCTCGCTGGTGGCGTAAAACACTTTGTCGGATGGAATGAAGACAGACTGAAGAAACTGTTCAACAAAGGACTGGTGAAAGCTGCTATTAAAACAG GTGCCGAAAGCCGCGGGGAGGAGAATGCTGTCATACCGGTCGTATTGGTGGTTGTGGAAGGTGGCTATGGAACAATAGAAATCGTACACAAAGCCCTTGTGCGAACAAATGCGAATTCAGAAGGCCACAGCATACCTGTAGTAATTGTTGGGGGAAGCGGCAGAGCTGCTGATATTATTGTCAAGGCTTTACGTCTAATGGATAACAATGAATTAAATGAcga AACTTGTATTgaagatttgaaaaaattgcatcaaaatataCTAGGTGATCCCGAAAGAATATCAATGGACGATTGTGTCACCTGGTTGAAAGAAATCAGTAATGCTCGGAAAAGTAAACTCAGTCTG ATAACCGTTTTTCAAATGGAAGATGCCAATTTGAAGGATATTGACAGCGCTATCTTAAACGCCGTGTTGCCAA CTTTGCCGTATGAAACGCAGTTAGATTTGGCGTTTGCATTGAACAGGTGTGACATCGCCAAAGATGAGATTTTAAAGCCTGACAAGCTGTTTTATTGGCAGGTATGA